In Rattus norvegicus strain BN/NHsdMcwi chromosome 1, GRCr8, whole genome shotgun sequence, a genomic segment contains:
- the Or52w1 gene encoding similar to olfactory receptor 692, whose translation MAEGSQSNSTFQCPAFFILTGIPGLGDGQAWLTLVFGLMYLLALLGNTTLLTVIRIDSTLHQPMFLLLATLAATDLGLATSIAPELLAVLWLGPQPVQYTACLIQMFFVHALTAMESGVLLAMACDRAVAVGRPLHYSILVTKARVGYAVLALTLKVVAVIVPFPLLVVRFKHFHTKIIYHAYCAHMAVVELVMGNTWVNNMYGLALSLAVSGVDILGIAGSYGLVAHAVLRVPTHEARVKAFGTCSSHICVILAFYVPGLFSFLTHRFGHHTVPKPVHILLSIIYLLLPPALNPLIYGVHTKQIRDRFLEMVKFRKKQF comes from the coding sequence ATGGCAGAAGGTTCACAGTCCAATTCTACCTTTCAATGCCCAGCTTTCTTTATATTGACTGGCATCCCAGGGTTGGGAGATGGCCAGGCCTGGCTGACCCTAGTGTTTGGGCTCATGTACCTGCTGGCCCTACTAGGCAATACAACACTTCTGACAGTGATCCGAATAGACTCTACACTGCACCAACCCATGTTTCTACTCCTGGCCACACTGGCAGCTACTGACCTGGGCTTAGCCACATCTATAGCCCCAGAGTTGCTGGCTGTGCTGTGGCTTGGGCCCCAACCTGTGCAATATACTGCCTGCCTCATCCAGATGTTCTTTGTCCATGCACTGACTGCTATGGAATCTGGTGTGCTTTTGGCCATGGCCTGTGATCGTGCTGTGGCAGTAGGGCGTCCACTACACTACTCTATCTTGGTTACTAAAGCCCGTGTCGGCTATGCAGTCTTGGCACTGACACTGAAAGTCGTGGCTGTTATAGTGCCTTTCCCTCTGCTGGTGGTACGATTTAAGCACTTTCATACCAAGATCATATACCACGCCTACTGTGCACACATGGCAGTTGTAGAGCTGGTGATGGGTAACACATGGGTCAACAACATGTATGGGCTAGCACTTTCACTGGCTGTGTCTGGTGTAGATATTCTGGGCATTGCTGGATCTTATGGGCTCGTTGCCCATGCTGTACTTCGGGTACCTACCCATGAGGCCCGAGTAAAGGCCTTTGGTACATGTAGTTCTCACATCTGTGTCATCCTGGCCTTCTATGTACCtggtctcttctccttcctcacaCACCGCTTTGGTCACCACACTGTCCCAAAGCCTGTGCACATCCTTCTGTCCATCATCTATTTGCTGCTGCCACCTGCCCTCAACCCCCTCATCTATGGGGTCCACACCAAGCAGATCAGGGACCGATTCTTAGAAATGGTCAAATTCAGAAAAAAGCAGTTTTAA